The Gadus chalcogrammus isolate NIFS_2021 chromosome 16, NIFS_Gcha_1.0, whole genome shotgun sequence DNA window TGAGAGCGTAGTGCCTGATGAAGTAACGCATGATCTCCTTGGTCGGCGGACGCTCTGATCTGAACAGACTTTCTACCGGAACACTGCTGATCACCTGGGAGGGGAACCAGATCAatggaaatcaatgacaagatCAGCACAGACTTGAATACATAAGTACCTAAATCGACATATTCTAGGATTATATTTATTCAATGTGAATGTGTCaaagagaggaaaacaaaaaaatatttattacaaTATTAAAAGACATTAAAAGATATGTAAAGTAGGTTTTTTTTATAACTACACCTAATGGGACATGAAGATTTGTCCAACAATCTGACAATAGACTGCCTGGTCATAAAGTGACCAGGCAGGAACATAATCAGTGACAAAAGAACAAAAAGGACATAGTTGTGCAGTAAGGGTTTTCGGACACATAATGTCCCTAAAACCAGCTTGACAAATGACACCAAAATTAAAGCAAAGCAAAGGAAACATACCTTATCTTCAGTGATGAGTTTGACGTCATACTTGAGAGGAAGGAATTTGGGCATCACccatctcttcttctcttctttcatAGCAGTGGTGGACTTCCTAGGCGAGCGTCGCGCCCGGTCACCTGATAAGTAACAGGAAAAAATGCTGTTAATTGTATTTTCAGACCACCATGTGCAGACAGCTATGCTTTTGTACTTTATAGGATCAAACGTGAAGTCGTTCACTACTTATTTTTAGGGAACTTTAATGAATATAACTTTaaactagggctgaacgattcgGGGAAATAATCTACTTGCGATCATTTCAAGCAATAATGCGATTGCGATTTAGcatgtgatttattttttaagttccTTAGGTtatgtattattcactaaacaagcaataaaccATTCTATAGTATCACCAACACAACAtttgaagcagtcaacatataaactacTCCTTCCTTTAGGCAAGGCCTATGTGTTGATATGAtttgatgcatgaattgatgGAACAATTTTATTTAACTAATGAATTGTGAAaggaaaattaaaacaaatcttactgatctccaaTCAGTAAGCAATTCCCACACCCCCCAAGAAGAAAGTTACTTTAATTTTTTccgcagcctttgcgatttgaaAATCGCGTTTCATTACATCGCAATGTTGGTTTGCATGGGATTTACCGTTCAGCTCTACTTGAAATGGTATACAAGTTGTTGACTCACTGAGACTCTCTCGCCGgctgtcctcctcctggggggagGGCTCcttcctctggttctcctggctGGCGTTCTCCTTGTCGCTAGAAGGAGAGTCACACGCTCCTTCTAGCTTCTTCTCTGTGGTCTCACCGTCCTGATTCTCCGGGGGATGAATCTTCACCACCAACACGCGCATACTCTTGTCTTTCCCCACCTGAGCAGCATGCAACCAATAGAACACACGTAAGACCAGGCACCTTACTTATTTATTGGGAAACTGCAGTTTACCATTGATCTATTATATAAAAAAGGCGTTGAATTAGATCATTGACAAACAAAAACCGACGCATGTCTTATCTCCTGGCCAATTATACTCACCAAGAAGTCACATTCTTCATCCACAGCGTACTTTGTGAGGATCTCCATCCAGGCCATTTCAACAAGCTTGTCCAGGGACACCGTGTTGTGGTGAACCATCTCCAACACTGGCTTCTCAAACCATTTGGGATATTCTTCCAGGAGCCTGCGCACATAGAATATGAGTGAATTTATAGTGGGCATGTACTGTGTTTTAACTTCTTCATTCAAATATATGATACGTTTATTTCTCGAACATACAATTGTTTGACAGTCAGGGATTttagtttaaaatattttccAAGAATACTTCTCTCCAAATATGTCTGGCTAAAATAagcaataaaatatatttatattgtcattcacaacaacaacaacaatcgcatTACAATGCTGGCAATGGAGACTACATAGAATTACATAACCCGTGTGGACTGACCGATAGGGGGAGCACTATCTCTTCatggatataaatacacagcTTATATACAACTCATGATCCTGCCAAGCTTGGCAGTAGGCTAATGGATATTCATGTCATCCCTGCTGGACACTGACAAGGCCTTTTTCACCTCTTATCAAAGAAACGATAAAATGTAGACCTTGTCTCTGGTGTTGAATATGATCCAATCTGAACACGTTTGATAAATTGTTTACCAACAGAGCAAGCATCTCCCCACTGCCGGTGATGGCATGAATAAGGGGAAAGTGTGCgctcacgcacacgcgcacacacacacacacacacttacagttCGGTGACCTCCTGCTCTTCTTCCCATGCTTCGTTGTGAGTGAGTTGGCTGCTGCCAGTGCTCTTGCAGGTCCATATGCGCTCGTCATACCTCAGAAGACGGGCTTCATACTCTCTAGTTCAATTTTGTTAAGGAAATGGTATTAAGATGAATGCAGGGAGACAGTGGTGCTTAGACAAATTCCTCACTCACTGAAAATCTCACAGTAAAAGACTTGCCTCCTCCCACTGCACACTGATGTCACCAGCCCTCATTCATTATTAACAAATCAAGGACCAAGGACCAATGACGGATGAAGCAAGCACAGACAATGGCATTGCGCCCTGATTTACACAATTATCAAAGCCCAAATATGGTGTCTGTATTTAACTAAATTAAGGTTGGCATTTTCCCACTATTACAAAAATGGGACAGTGACATTAAAAACGTAATGCTTCCACTCCTCGTGTATGTACGGAATTTAAGCCACACCTGGGTTGATGAGTCAGAAAGGTTATGTCACATGTTACTTTAGGTCAAAGACATTTGAAAGAAATCCATAGTAAACTGCATACttgcataataaataaataaatcagtcTTATCTGTTTATAGTCTCACAAAGTGAAACTACTCACTGACGGTACAGAGAACCCAGTCAAGTTTGACGTCAACTTCTCGGAAATTGTAACGCATCAAGAAAAAGCGGTTGCCGGATAGAGAAAGCCAATTGATTAGCGGCGAGTTTCCATGTCTCGTTCACAATGGTCATCGTAACAAACTCACTGTCGAATTTCACTTAATGttgcttgtttttgtttatcGTCTACGGCGTTAACTTTACCGTACCAAACAACGGCTAACGATGACAAAAGGACACATACGCTCAGGTTAAATGCGTTGATCCAAGTCACTGACAGGCCACACATCTCTCAGCAAACCCAAGTATCCAGCTCATTGAACAACACATTTACTCGCACGTCATGTACTTAACGTCTTCGTAATAGATCGACTTGTTTCCAGCGCCTAGCCGTGTGGCCTTTATATTAGCAGGCTGGCTACCCGAGCCTGTGAGCATACTGAACATGCGGACAAAACAATACATGATATAATGAGCACACCAACCTTCCTGTCTTCAAAGGGTACAGGAATTGCGCGTCTAATGATACAAATGTGTCTGGGTGAATGTTAAATCTGTCTGTTATCTAACCATTTAACATTGCATGCCAATGAATACATGTAGCAAGAGTGGACTTAAGACAGCAGGCAAGGATACTCTTTGTTCCTGAAGGCCTCCTTGGTGTGTTCGATGATGTAGACCTCCTCGTCTGGGCCTGCTGGTTCAGCTAGCGGCTTAGCAAGCGGATAAGGTTTCCGACCCAAAAGCGGTGCCATCGTGAACGCCAGATGGCACGGATGCCTGTTGTAAACTTAAACAATCGTACAAAAAACTagccaaacaaaataaaatgacacGGCCTGAACATGTATCCGAGTGCCGTAAGATGTCAATGCCCGACGTTAGCACGTTGCACGCTAGCACCGGCAGGCCCGGCACAGCACTAAACGCGTAGCAGCTAGCTGGCTAATAGGAGCAGGCTGGGTCTCTAGCTCACTGCAAAACAATAATACTGCACTTCTGGCGACGGCGCTCATCGCATCCTTCGTGTAGACAAGGGTCGCAACGGCTTCGTTGGTTTTGAAGAAAAGTCCACCGAAGACCCTGTGTGGTTTAAGTTGCTCGGTTTGTGTTTGGAAAAGTTTTAGTTCCTCAAGAAGACGAAGAAGGAACGCAAGCTTCACCCAAATTGGAACTCGCGGCAAAAAACAAAGCTCCCTCCAGGAGGTCTTGCGCGCTTTGCATCCACTCTGTCGAAATTATGCCGTAAACGATCGTAACCGGTTGTATTCCTCGTAGTATGTACTTCATTAAGTCTGAATACTGATATGAAAAAATCTTCATAAAAAGTTAATTTATCATTCAAGAGGTTAGGTGTTCGGCGAAATGGCGGGAGTTTCTAGTCCACCGGCACAATTCCGTGAAACATCACAACTCCGTTTCCCCGGCAGCAAGCAGCGTCGCACGCATTAAACCCGCCCCCTAGCTCCGTTGATTGGTTGTAAGCATCCCATGCCCTCATCCAATATGGTCATAAGCAATCACTCATAGTGATGGTGTATTGTCAACCTTGGACCGCCCCTCCAAAAGAAAGTCGTGCCGTTCAGGGCGTCCTCAAAGGGAATGGTCTCGAAATTGGCGGTCAAACATGTCCCAGTCCGTGGTAGACCCATATAGAACCGTGATGATACAGATTAACTGGTGGTTTGCCTTTATAGTTGAACAACCCAAGAACTTTAAATGTGACAAATGACAATTTATTATGGCTTTGAGAAGTTTTCACAAGAAACATTTGCAAATTACACTCAAAATGTAGGTTTATAGAATATAGTTCAAATATACATGCTGTATTCAACGTGTTTTAATTAACCAATTGTACTTCTGGTTGTAAAATGGGCTTAATGTATGATTGTATGAATCCAGTAAAAGCAGTACAAAATTAATCTCAAGGCTCAAAAGCAAACACAATAATGCAGACACTATTATTTGTTTCATAATTATTAAAACGGTGATGACCAGAACACCATCATACATTCCTCTACAATAACATTACACCATTTAAAACTGTTAAGTGATCTTGAATGGACATTTGTTGGCAAATTTTCAATGAAAGCTTTTGTGGTATATCAATTTGTGTAACATTTACCATTAAATCGCCCTCAAGTATAAATTGGATTTAAAACAGATTTTAAAACATTCTTCCTTCACCGGTGCATACATAAATATGAAGATTTTATAAGAAAGCAGATTATTCCAAAGTGTAGGATACATTTTTCTTGCGTGTCGTAAATGTGAGGGCAATAAATCTGTATAAATGCATTAAAAAGGCTTTGAATGCTTTTGATACTTTATATAATCTATTATAATTTGCCAAATAATCCAAGTAACTGAGACCTATGTACTTTGCTACAAAAGATGAAAAATAGTGCATTATCTCAGCACAACATTTTCTCCCGCGCAAACTTTCTTTAACGGAGGTGCTCCATCGGTTTCTTCCTGTTGAAAGAAACAATTTTGGTGTTTAAGACAAGTTAGACGTTTATTCCCAAATgttgtgaaaaataaaagtctgacttttatctttttattcaAGTTTGGAATATGGCAGTCAACCTGTGTGCCCGAAGCCCCACGCTGGGCTGTGCCTGAGGAAAGTTCTTCCTTGATCAGCGTAGGAGGTTCGTCTGCCCCTTCCTGGCCTGGGAGGCTTGACTCTGTGTTCaaggaaagaaaaggagatACTGTCTATACTGTAAATCAGTTGATTCTTTCCTTATAACGTAAGTATTTAGAATGCAAAGGACTGCAACTGGGGACATGTATGTAGAATATGGTACAGTAACTTGCTATCTCACAACTTCCATGTGATGTTCTAAGAGGCCATCTTCAGCCACGGTTTTAATCTCCAAAGTCTAGGCGGTTACATTCACCTTTAACGCATTTACTGATATCTGCTGATTATAATGATGTTTACTATTATTTTATGCATTATTTGCCTAAATTCATTAATTTCTTCATATATTaacaatacaaaaatgtaaataatttgTAATTAACTGACATTTTGTATGTTTACAATCCTGTCAGAAATAATTACAACTGACTAATAGGTCCCATGATTTTGTCACTAAACAGTTTGGTAATTCCACTCTGGTGTACTATGTAGCCTGGTAATAACACATATCAGGTGACAGGTCAGACCAAACAAGCATCACAGGAACCATGATGAGCCCGCCTACGTACCATCCACACTCTCCTGGCCCAGCATGGGGGGTGGAGCGTCGTCTGTGCGGAGGCTGGATGGGTGGGGAGGACTAAGGTGCTGTGAGCTggagttgctgctgctgttgtccaTCTTGGGCTGGTAGACGACGTCTGACAGAAAGCTTTGGTTGCTGTTCTCATCTGGATTACATGACAAAAAAAGCCATAAGCAAAAAAGTGAAACAATGCAGTCATCTTTCAAAGTTTCTTTCTTCTTATCCCAATAGAATACCCTGTGGGTTATGACAGTATCCTCCTAACCTTACGGTTCTGGGTTAAGATCCCAAACTCTGCAGCCTACCTGTTAAAAGGTAGCCTACCAAGCCTGCTCTGTAAAACAAACAGTGATCATTTTACTGGGCTTACCATTTAATGAGGATCAAAAGGCTAGGCTATTTGTATACTCGGCAAAAACTAATCCTGCCGCCTGAACACGTATCACTGCTCTGCTCTTAATTATTATATCTTCGTCTTTGTATCGTTGTTATTGAGATAGATGACATGAGACTTAGAGACTGCTATGAGAAGTGAACATGAACCTGAACATAAGACTTGTGTGGTCTACTCACCATTGAGATCCAGTAGGGAGTTTGAGGTGTTTTCTAAGGCCACATCCTTTAGGCCCCGCACCGTTCCACCTGTGGATTTGGTTCGATATATCTAAAGAGAAACGACAAAAGAAACAAATATGGCATAGAAGGAAAAAATGATGGCCCACTGCCGAATATAAGCATAACTAATGTTCAACATGGCGGAATCCCCCTCACCTGTTTAGTTTCTGTTACTGGAACCCACTTGAATATACGTAAAGACGTGTCCCCAACTGTTACCCACTTCTTCTCCCTGTTGACATGAAAAATACAATGGTACCAAATTATACCATTCTATACCTTAGTTATAGGTAAAGAAATGTCCAACGTATGTGAGAAACGTCCATGAGCAAAACATCAGATTTGAGAAGATGTGTCACACAGGTGCACAAACGGTGAGAAAAAAGGTTTGGCCTGGGACACAGTTGTCAATGAGTTAAATGAAATCCTCGAGTGTCACATATCAAGATGTTTCGCTAGGTTTTTTGCAAGGTGGGTGAACATTTGTAAAATGGACATTTCTGAATGATCTTCCGTGCAGCTGTACAGTGAGCTACAGGTGACAAAACCATCCAGACAATATCCATTGTACCCTAGAGACGTCGGAATAGTGCATCGACACAACTACAAAGACATTGAAGCATGTCACTCCCATCCCATCAATCAAACACTCATTTGAATATGCAATATGCATCGAGGGTTGATCGGTTGCAGCCAGCAGGATAACTCGTTGATATATTTCTTATCGAAGTTGAATATATTGTTACCTTGAAGCACGAATATAGCCTCGATAGGTGCTAACTAATTTGGTATGTTGCATTCATTTGCAGTAAGACTAAAAGTAAGACACCGTCGTGGAAAGTTGCTCAGCTAACGCCATAACCTCGTTTCGTTGTACACCAAAATGCGCTACATTACAGGGttacaaatgtgttttctgCATACGTATGTATCTTATAAGCATACATACCATTTGCGGACTTTCTCAATAGCCGCCAAAACCTTTTTAATGTCATCTTTGGCACGACTTCGTGTCTCTGCCCGGCCCGATCTTCCAGACATTTTAGTGCTGTTATGATTCATCAACAGATGCGTCCTAAAACTTCAAACCAACCCCTATTCCTCCGTTACATTGCTAATCTCGCGAGGTTTAATGGTGGATCTGCATTCTCTGCTCCTCACCTGTTTATAGATATTGTATATATGAACTGGACAGCTTACTCATTTTACTTGACAGTGGGATTCCAATTTTGTCGCCTAATGATATCGGTCTTTAAGAAGTAGCATTCTTATTTCGTGAGCGGTTGGTTTTGGCTGCCATGCATGCAGTATGGCAAAAATAACTCTACACTCACTATCTGACGCAAGGAGGCGTATTTGCATATTACGTTTTTGGATTCTAGGCCAAGACATGTGCATAACAGCTGCGTCCCATTTTATTCTTGGTATTAGGAGATTCCCTTCCTTGTTGTCCCAAATAAAACCCATATCCGTATAAGAATATATACGTTTTTCATTTAATGTGTATTCTTTGCAATTGGTAGGAAATTCTTGAACGTCAGAAGGAGACAATGCGGTGGATGCTTATTCTTTATTCCACCAGATGGGGGTATCATCGAGTCAGAAATCGACGGTTAAGGTTTGATTAATGAAATAAATTGTAAATACGTAAGctgttaattttattttacattattacgTGATGATCCTTTAAGATGATCGCGTTGACTGAATCCCCCTGAAGTATAAGAGGCCTACGCATCTTCAATTTGTGCAGGATGATTGGTTCTCATTTATTTTATGGGAGGCCTCTCGTTGAGAGAGCTTGGACCATAGATGTCATGTAAGCTGGGACCAACCCCACGTTGACTCTTTCTGCTGGGAGATCAGGGGCCGCTATCAAGGGGAAGTGGAATAATGAGTTATTACCTCAAATGGTACACAAACATAGTCAAATGTAAGGAAACAAACTTCCCTACCTTATCCTCCGTCAGAATTAAGTCGGGAATATAAATTGAACAATGAACACATGTGGTTCTATTCATTTCATCACCACCAGATCCACGGCAATGTTCCTTTAAAGTCTAGGCGTTTCACTCTAATGTACCTACACCGTAGAACAATTCTAATTCACTATGAACTGGACAcgttcattattatttattatgttcaGACAACGAGCCAAATGTTTCCAATGCATtcgtttggtgtgtgtgtttgtgtgcgtgtgcgtgtgtgtgtgtgtgtgtgtgtgtgtgtgtgtgtgtgtgtgtgtgtgtgtgtgtgtgtgtgtgtgtgtgtgtgtgtgtgtgtgtgtgtgtgtgtgtgtgtgtgtgtgtgtgtgtgtgtgtgtgtgtgtgtgcgtgtgtgtgtgtgtttggggggggttaTATTCAACTACTGCTTACATTCAAATGTATTAATGTTTTATGTAGGCTATGTGTTTATTCAATATTGTTTTACTCTTGGAAATTCGAAAAAATAGAATTAGTTCAGCTGGATAGGTAATGCTGGAATTCCAACCAGTTGCTGACAGCAATGGGGAGGAGTTTGTAACAGTTACTATGAGCCGTAGTAGAATCAGCGCCCTGCAGCTTGTAAATAGCCTAATAACGGCGCGCAATTGTATCTGTAAGATGCATATTGAGGACAGTAGCTGGAGTGGATACAAGCTGTGTTGTTGGTCATTTtctgaaaaaaagaagaaaataataaatgctACACGTGTTCATTCAAAGGTGGATCAAATCTGGTGGAGCGCTATAAAGCTGACTTTCATACCATCTGTTTGGGAGCTGCCAGACATTCacctttcaaagtaaaagtccccAGTTTGCGTAATTGTTTTTTTGCAGTTGTTTCCGGGAGAATGTCGTTGACTAGTGCCGAGAGGGTACATTATTCTGAAAACAGCTCTTCCTGGGATGGTTCTGCTTTAGGATAACTTAACAAATCACGGACGGGTAGAGATAGCTTCAAGATAGTGAGTGACATGACTGGGGCGTTGGGCAGAGGCCAGATTTCGTGGACATATGAAACAATCTGAGCTAGCTGACAGCGCGCATTAAAATGTAGTTTAAACAGTTGATTGATTGAGACATTTCTTGCATTTTTGTTATTTCACACCAGACAACAATGGATCGAGTGAAAAACTCTATGCAGCAAGTACCGAACGCTATTCCCAAAGTGATCCGACGCAGCGGCGGCGCGAACAGCCTGGAACTTGAGAAGGAGAACTTTGAGCGAGGCCAGGTATGCCCAACGTACACTCACACCTAACACGTTAAGGCAATGTTTGCATAGCGTCTGTTATCGTCGATCTCGTCGCCGTTATTGCACCCTGTGGTTTTGTTAATTTAAACGGTTATAAAGGCAATCAAGTTCAGCATGCATAACAGGTGGGATACGTGCCGTCGTAGCCTACTAAAAACGTTAACGTCCCGAAATATTAGTTATTATGCTCTTGGATATTGCGTCTAAGGAAGATAATCAAGGCTGTTGTGGGCCTTTTGCATTGAGATAACTGGGCTGTTTCCCTGTCAACTGTAATCCCGACAACAAAATATTGAAGGAAGCTCTGTGTGACAATCTGTTGCCAAAAGCTTTTAGCTGCACTACAGGGATACCATGATGACTACCATGATCAATGTTTTGATTGGTTACACTTTGTCGAAGTCCTAGCAATACATCCTGCATTGGGACAGACGGCGGGGCGGAAAGTAAATGAATGGTCCCTGTTTATTATTATCCTTTATATGTGTAGTTAGTATTATAGCACTCAATCAAAATTAATCAAAAGCGTTTTAAATCCACCGTTTGAGCCTAGAACTATGCCAGTTTGCATGTAGACTGCCATTGTGCTCTGGACCCTTCTCGCTGCATGTCTGTTTCGTgggctcccctcccctcccctcccaggacAGGCAATGGAAGCTGAAGAAGTAGGTCAAATGATTCAAACCTAGCAACATTTTGGGCTGGAAGTTAGGTCTTCCACAAGCATTCCTCTATTAAATACCACATTCATTTGCTGCTACATTCACCTTGGCTAAGTGTTGACTTAAAGATGTTGGCCTTTGGGCTATCTTCGGATTGgttatgtatacacacacgtcTTACCCCCAAACATGACAGTTGCAACATGGATTAAAGGCTGTAAGGGATCCATTCACGGGTTTATGTGTACTGGGACAAACTGGTCACTATAGGTCATGGCCAGTATCTGCTGGACAGCCAGGTTTACAGCGTCAATAGCAGACACAGCAGCAATTCAGTTTACTCCTCCACTTTCTGTATTTGAAAATGTATAGCTGTACTTTGGCCGCTCTTGGTTGATAATCAGAAGGAATAAGGCTTGGTTCTGATTAGACTTTAAAATGTTTCTTATTACCAAAGTCATAGAACTTATTGGACTGAAGTGAAGttaataatgcatttgataATCAATTCTAGCTAATATTTTCTTGCATGGTTAAAATAATAGGCGGTAAGACGAGTTTCAACGAGTTCTGGCAAGACCTTTTGGTTGAGGTATTAGTGATCCAGGCAACTTTTTGCTGATATGAATTAGTTAATCCTCTTTCCTAGGgactgtatacacacactcatccacgtTGGACTGGGACAGCAGACAGGGACTGCATTCAGAAATCAACGAGTGTGCTCTCTGCCTCAGAGGGATCAAGAAGAGAGATAATCTCATGTGAACCGTTGTGCTCTAAAGCTGGTGGCACTGACTTGCTTTCACCTCGACCGTATGAAGCCCACTGTGCATTGGGCTCGTACGTACTGATGGCTGCCTAGTAGGCAGCAGTAAATGATATGCTCCTGACTTATCTCTGTCTGGCACTTTGGTGGGCTTTTCGTTTCACTTATTTGACGGAGCAACAGTTTGTTGTCACGGTGTAGTAGAGTGGTAGTAAAGGTTTTATTTGCTTGATTGTTCAATCGTCCAAAGTCTAACAAGGCAAACCACTGTATGACACAATATAGTCCTCATCTTTCACCATGAGCATTAAACATTTATTCCTCTATATTTAGTTATATTCgagcagtgtctctctctctctgtttaatgCAGTCACTAGCAAAGTTGCTGTATCTTAATAGAAGTACTATTTCAGTCAGTTTCCATGAGTTTATAAAATAACAGACCAGAGTAGCAAGTAACACACAACCCGCAGCTGTTAATGACATGTTTTTGCCTCCTAAATAGAAGACGCCCCTTTCATTTTGAATTTAAATGAATCTCTGACatgcttctttttctttctggtAGACATGGAATGTTTTGATTGTATGTTCAGTTCTATTTCCAATTCTGAGTCTTTCAGTAACATGCCGtcaacaacagacacacacagacacacacacacacacacacacacacacacacacacacacacacacacacacacacacacacacacacacacacacacacacacgcgcacacacagaggcatcTAAAATAGGCATATATGCTTAGGGCTCCGTTATGTCCCAatctgtctagtgtctactgCTCCTTTCCTGGATTGCAGAAGGCAGTGACAGAGAGCTGTTCGAGACCCACAAGTGGCAACCATAATGAAAGACTGTGATGGTAGTAATCTCTTAACCAATCGAAAAACCATAATAAGCAGCTGTGGATGAGttctgggggaagggggggaaccACCCAGTTGAGGAGCAGCTGGGTGGTTCCCCGCTTAATCTAGTGTTTGGGACACTAGGTGACACCGAAGAACGTTATTTTCTGCATAATCAAGTTTTTCAAATATTACTACTTCCTTCACACTCGCACCACGTTACGTCCTTTGGTGGTTTGATGTGCATGTTGGTGCGGGGAGGGATCTATAAAAGAAGATATGTATGAAGTCATTAACTGTAATCCTTCTCCTACTGGTGCTGGTGCCTCGACTGTACAGTGCGGTGCCCCACCGGCAGCAGTGGAATGCTGGGGAGGCGGAGCAAAGCCATGGATCGTGGGCTCCACTCAGGAAGGTCACAGCAGGGCAGAGACAAACATTGTTCCTTTCCTCCAGATTCCCAGTCAAATGCAGTATTGTTCCCATGACCCCTGAGTCTCTCTCGTAGCTTTGTCTCATCTTTCAGCTCCATTTTCTTGATGTGGTTGCACACTTACCTCTTTATCACTAATTTAATCCCATTGTTCTCACCCTCTTTGAGATGCCATACGTTTTAGAGTAGT harbors:
- the bcl7bb gene encoding B-cell CLL/lymphoma 7 protein family member B-B isoform X1 gives rise to the protein MNHNSTKMSGRSGRAETRSRAKDDIKKVLAAIEKVRKWEKKWVTVGDTSLRIFKWVPVTETKQIYRTKSTGGTVRGLKDVALENTSNSLLDLNDENSNQSFLSDVVYQPKMDNSSSNSSSQHLSPPHPSSLRTDDAPPPMLGQESVDVSPFLSLNTESSLPGQEGADEPPTLIKEELSSGTAQRGASGTQEETDGAPPLKKVCAGENVVLR
- the bcl7bb gene encoding B-cell CLL/lymphoma 7 protein family member B-B isoform X2; translation: MNHNSTKMSGRSGRAETRSRAKDDIKKVLAAIEKVRKWEKKWVTVGDTSLRIFKWVPVTETKQIYRTKSTGGTVRGLKDVALENTSNSLLDLNDENSNQSFLSDVVYQPKMDNSSSNSSSQHLSPPHPSSLRTDDAPPPMLGQESVDESSLPGQEGADEPPTLIKEELSSGTAQRGASGTQEETDGAPPLKKVCAGENVVLR